Proteins found in one Labrus bergylta chromosome 8, fLabBer1.1, whole genome shotgun sequence genomic segment:
- the LOC114920554 gene encoding class II histocompatibility antigen, B-L beta chain-like isoform X2: MRLFLLCRLTVSAVLLWATPAGGYVYQAMYDLPPVVRVRQTEPADYGEQSVLECSVLGFFPQEVRVRWLRDGVEVTSDVLSSDIIANGDWSFQLHSFLELIPRRGERVTCRVDHSSLQENLDVDWDTYPLDAKRLKKTLGITSFLFGFSAALFGGAYYWWKKRSDFSPLRRQDPTSPEL; the protein is encoded by the exons ATGAGACTCTTTCTTCTCTGCAGGCTCACAGTCTCTGCTGTTCTACTCTGGGCTACACCAGCAG GTGGATATGTGTATCAGGCTATGTATGACT TGCCTCCGGTTGTCAGAGTCCGACAGACCGAGCCAGCGGACTACGGGGAGCAATCCGTGCTTGAGTGCAGCGTTCTGGGTTTTTTTCCTCAGGAAGTGAGGGTGAGATGGCTGAGAGACGGGGTAGAGGTCACCAGTGATGTGTTGTCCTCAGATATCATAGCCAACGGGGACTGGAGCTTCCAGCTGCACTCTTTCCTGGAGTTAATACccaggaggggggagagagtgaCCTGCAGGGTGGACCACAGCAGCCTGCAAGAGAATCTGGATGTGGACTGGG ACACTTATCCGCTGGATGCTAAACGCCTGAAGAAGACATTGGGCATCACTTCCTTCTTATTCGGCTTCAGTGCAGCTTTATTTGGAGGAGCTTACTACTGGTGGAAAAAGAG GTCCGACTTCAGCCCACTGCGCAGACAAGATCCAACTTCTCCAGAGTTATAA
- the LOC109988817 gene encoding H-2 class II histocompatibility antigen, A-U alpha chain-like, whose protein sequence is MKCNMAVKLFPVLLVICLSKCGHGKHLLRFLTFCQKNVTGDGQNDIEFDGDQLLHTDTFTHQPVQRLPEFGDEWIPDAGLAPDSWVNLGTCYYNIPRAIAGAKSPAENIASPTSMIHPKQEIEIGVPNTLICFVKDFHPPTVTIIWTRNEEPVDQMVVSQTQYYSNQDFSFNTASYLEFTPQVNDIYSCSVGHISLQKPLTKFWEVKDTDQQLVETALCVCGVILGLIGVVTGLWFIVKANKSCQA, encoded by the exons ATGAAATGTAACATGGCAGTGAAGTTGTTCCCGGTGCTGCTGGTGATTTGTCTTTCAAAATGCGGTCACG GTAAACACCTGCTTCGCTTTTTGACCTTCTGTCAGAAGAACGTCACGGGTGACGGCCAGAATGATATTGAGTTCGACGGCGATCAGCTCCTCCACACCGACACGTTCACCCATCAGCCGGTCCAGCGGCTGCCAGAGTTCGGGGATGAGTGGATCCCTGATGCTGGACTGGCCCCGGACTCATGGGTAAACCTGGGTACCTGCTATTACAACATCCCACGAGCCATAGCAGGAGCTAAAAGTCCTGCAGAGAACATAG CCAGTCCCACCTCTATGATCCACCCGAAACAAGAGATCGAAATCGGGGTCCCTAACACGCTCATCTGCTTCGTCAAAGACTTCCATCCGCCTACAGTTACAATCATCTGGACCAGGAACGAGGAGCCGGTGGACCAGATGGTCGTCAGCCAGACTCAGTACTACTCCAACCAGGACTTCAGCTTCAACACCGCTTCCTACCTGGAGTTCACTCCGCAGGTGAACGACATCTACTCCTGCAGCGTGGGGCACATCAGCCTGCAGAAGCCTCTCACCAAGTTCTGGG AGGTTAAAGACACAGACCAGCAGCTTGTGGAGacagcgctgtgtgtttgtggtgtgatCCTGGGGCTGATTGGAGTTGTCACAGGACTCTGGTTCATCGTGAAAGCTAACAAGTCCTGCCAGGCGTAA
- the LOC114920554 gene encoding class II histocompatibility antigen, B-L beta chain-like isoform X1: MRLFLLCRLTVSAVLLWATPAGGYVYQAMYDCEYGEDDLSDMVFLVKNVFNKEIVTLYDSRVGKYVGFGEMGMRNADHYNSQRWKMALRKIQVEIVCRYNAKYYQRSIRDRKVPPVVRVRQTEPADYGEQSVLECSVLGFFPQEVRVRWLRDGVEVTSDVLSSDIIANGDWSFQLHSFLELIPRRGERVTCRVDHSSLQENLDVDWDTYPLDAKRLKKTLGITSFLFGFSAALFGGAYYWWKKRSDFSPLRRQDPTSPEL; encoded by the exons ATGAGACTCTTTCTTCTCTGCAGGCTCACAGTCTCTGCTGTTCTACTCTGGGCTACACCAGCAG GTGGATATGTGTATCAGGCTATGTATGACTGTGAGTACGGGGAAGACGACCTCTCAGATATGGTCTTTTTAGTGAAGAACGTGTTTAACAAGGAAATAGTTACGCTCTATGACTCTCGGGTTGGGAAGTATGTTGGCTTTGGAGAAATGGGCATGAGGAACGCCGACCATTACAACTCACAGCGTTGGAAAATGGCGCTCCGAAAAATTCAAGTGGAGATTGTTTGCAGATACAACGCGAAATATTACCAAAGGAGCATACGTGATAGAAAAG TGCCTCCGGTTGTCAGAGTCCGACAGACCGAGCCAGCGGACTACGGGGAGCAATCCGTGCTTGAGTGCAGCGTTCTGGGTTTTTTTCCTCAGGAAGTGAGGGTGAGATGGCTGAGAGACGGGGTAGAGGTCACCAGTGATGTGTTGTCCTCAGATATCATAGCCAACGGGGACTGGAGCTTCCAGCTGCACTCTTTCCTGGAGTTAATACccaggaggggggagagagtgaCCTGCAGGGTGGACCACAGCAGCCTGCAAGAGAATCTGGATGTGGACTGGG ACACTTATCCGCTGGATGCTAAACGCCTGAAGAAGACATTGGGCATCACTTCCTTCTTATTCGGCTTCAGTGCAGCTTTATTTGGAGGAGCTTACTACTGGTGGAAAAAGAG GTCCGACTTCAGCCCACTGCGCAGACAAGATCCAACTTCTCCAGAGTTATAA
- the tap1 gene encoding antigen peptide transporter 1 — protein MQKMSCFFYLLFVCLDVCVVHAVRLAQLSPVFLSYPFIFLWGGGLTRAVLLSLFALNYPGSSPWMSSFKGLQSLGVLCFHFPAYTSLLWILGQPTAEAVWGWHSWERVCQGYVVTLVAWLYWSQYVLSLLLSWGRYFSSLWTGGASEKPEDNTSSSLKRLLGYMRPYVGRFVAVLSLVIFSSYGEMAIPQYTGRVADWIQNESAPDAFTEAITRMTLMTIGSAVLEFFCDLMYNTTMSLVHTSVQKDVFQTVIKQEIAYFDDNPTGELVSRITTDTNDMSEALSEKLSLLMWYSGRFSFLLWFMVSQSWKMTLLTCMGLPIIWVIPKLTGSFHQEIAAKVQASLAKANQVATETFSCMKTVRSFANEDGETERYKRQLDDTYALNKQEAAAYAASTWANSMTTLALKVCILYYGGTLVTRGTVSSGDLVSFVLYELQFASAVEAVMRYYPEVRKAIGGSEKIFEILDRKPVIPEDGTLAPESLKGHIQFQHVSFSYPKKEEQSTPVLKDVSLDIKPGQITALVGLNRSGKSTCVKLLERFYQPEEGQILLDGKPLQNYKDQYLHEQIAVVSQDCVLFARSVRENIKYGLEDATDEDMYRAAKRASAHDFIMELSSGYDTDAGEKGGQVSGGQKQRIAIARALIRCPKILILDNATSDLDPENEYQVHQALLNQTKDCTVLLISTKMSVVEKANHIIVLNEGTVEEEGSHDELLELDGFYAEMVRKQNTGFHRQGEEGNDSQ, from the exons GGCCTGCAGAGTTTAGGAGTTCTTTGCTTCCACTTCCCCGCGTACACCTCTCTTCTCTGGATCCTGGGGCAGCCCACCGCGGAGGCGGTGTGGGGGTGGCACTCCTGGGAAAGG GTGTGTCAGGGTTACGTCGTGACGCTGGTGGCATGGCTCTACTGGAGTCAGTACGTGTTGTCTCTGTTGCTCTCTTGGGGACGATACTTCTCGTCTCTGTGGACTGGTGGGGCGTCGGAGAAGCCCGAAGATAATACCAGTTCCTCACTGAAGAGGCTGCTGGGATACATGAGGCCCTATGTGGGGCGCTTTGTAGCCGTGTTGTCGCTCgttattttctcttcttatg GTGAGATGGCCATTCCTCAGTACACTGGTCGTGTGGCTGACTGGATCCAGAATGAATCGGCACCGGATGCTTTCACAGAGGCCATCACACGCATGACGCTTATGACTATCGGCAG tgctGTGCTCGAGTTTTTCTGCGACCTTATGTACAACACCACCATGAGCCTCGTGCACACCTCAGTGCAGAAAGATGTCTTCCAGACCGTCATAAAGCAGGAGATCGCCTACTTTGATGACAATCCAACAG gtGAACTGGTGTCACGCATAACCACAGACACTAATGATATGAGTGAAGCCCTGAGTGAGAAACTAAGTCTCCTGATGTGGTACTCTGGACGTTTTAGCTTCCTCCTGTGGTTCATGGTGAGCCAGTCCTGGAAAATGACCCTGCTCACCTGCATGGGTCTGCCCATCATCTGGGTCATACCCAAGCTCACAGGAAGCTTCCACCAG gaaattGCTGCTAAAGTTCAGGCGTCACTGGCTAAGGCAAACCAGGTGGCCACAGAAACCTTCTCCTGCATGAAGACGGTGAGGAGCTTTGCCAACGAGGACGGAGAGACGGAGAGGTACAAACGGCAGCTGGACGATACGTACGCTCTAAATAAACAGGAGGCAGCAGCGTATGCGGCCTCTACCTGGGCAAACAGT ATGACCACTCTGGCCCTGAAGGTGTGTATTCTGTACTATGGGGGGACTCTAGTGACCAGGGGTACCGTCAGCAGCGGAGACTTGGTGTCATTTGTCCTCTACGAGCTACAGTTTGCCTCAGCTGTTGAG gctgtcatgCGTTATTACCCCGAGGTGAGAAAGGCAATCGGTGGCTCTGAGAAGATCTTTGAGATTTTGGATCGCAAACCTGTAATACCCGAAGACGGCACTTTAGCACCTGAAAGTCTTAAGGGACACATTCAATTCCAACACGTGTCATTTTCCTATCCTAAGAAGGAAGAACAAAGCACTCCTGTGCTAAAg GATGTGTCTCTGGACATTAAACCGGGCCAAATCACTGCCCTAGTGGGTCTTAACAGGTCAGGGAAGTCCACCTGTGTGAAGCTGCTGGAGAGATTTTACCAGCCCGAAGAAGGACAAATCCTACTGGATGGAAAACCACTCCAAAACTACAAAGACCAGTACCTACATGAGCAG atcGCTGTGGTGAGTCAGGATTGCGTGCTGTTTGCTCGCTCCGTGCGGGAGAACATCAAGTATGGCTTAGAGGATGCTACGGACGAAGACATGTACAGAGCTGCCAAGCGGGCCAGTGCGCACGACTTCATCATGGAGCTGTCGAGTGGATACGACACAG ATGCCGGAGAGAAGGGAGGCCAGGTCTCAGGAGGACAGAAGCAGCGCATTGCCATCGCAAGAGCTTTAATCAGATGTCCTAAAATCTTGATCCTGGACAACGCTACCAGTGACCTGGACCCAGAGAATGAATACCag GTCCACCAAGCTCTGCTGAACCAAACCAAGGACTGCACCGTGCTGTTGATTTCCACCAAGATGAGTGTAGTTGAAAAGGCGAATCACATCATTGTACTCAATGAGGGGACGGTGGAAGAGGAGGGCAGTCACGATGAGCTGCTGGAGTTAGACGGTTTTTATGCTGAGATGGTGAGAAAGCAGAATACCGGCTTTCACCGTCAAGGAGAGGAGGGCAACGATTCACAATGA
- the brd2b gene encoding bromodomain-containing protein 2b — protein MEAAVNLPHDSSLIGLSCSGMDQHTSSSKRIRKPSLLYEDFESPSLPHTLPQGPPIPPQPPVKDPSRPGRMTNQLQFLQRTLMKCLWRHNFAWPFHEPVDAYRLNLPDYHKIIKQPMDMGTIKKRLENNFYRSASECIQDFNTMFTNCYIYNKPTDDIVLMAQSLEKIFLQKVAQMPQDEIELPPPAPRSKNSKGRGRKSSSRAQQVPAVSQSAYSPSSSDTESMLADSPQTVLTKTRPPANIMGLHPTQPTTKKKGVKRKADTTTPSTMGLTVGMSGPTHMVGLGKGGHGGHAGHGGHAGHGGHGAHGGHGAHGGHGAHGGHAGHAGHGTHAGHGTHGGHSGHGGHGGQVHDTSMHTISMGGMGLDTPPGMGMVRSTGGPVLLQPMMAGGGRRVGSGRPIKPPKKDLPDSVQPVPSRKGKLSPQLRYCSVLLKEMLSKKHAAYAWPFYTPVDATALALHDYHDIIKCPMDLSTIKRKMDCREYREAQQFASDVRLMFSNCYKYNPPDHDVVGMARKLQDVFEFRFAKMPDEPHLDRTAMSMSGHPSSSSSSSSSSSSSSSSTSASEPSSESEESESSPNSDSEEERAHRLAELQDQVCTQLRAVHEQLAALSQGPIVKPKKKKEKKEKKEKEKEKEKKKKKKLEKRNRGVRSRAGSEEWKMPGKILKSKSARAGGSQPKKNQGKKSNKNSKTTKKPFYPPLTPTMLPHYDSEEEEEIVPMSYDEKRQLSLDINKLPGEKLGRVVHIIQSREPSLRDTNPEEIEIDFETLKPSTLKELERYVMTCLRKKPRKPYTEQAGKKGSIGKSKEELTLEKRRELERRLQDVSGQLNSVKKPAKPKAEKPSVAETNTQPTRLSGSSSSSDSSSSSSSSSSSDTSDSDSG, from the exons ATGGAAGCGGCGGTCAACCTGCCCCACGACAG CTCTCTGATCGGGTTGTCCTGTAGCGGGATGGACCAACACACCAGTTCGAGCAAACGCATTCGAAAGCCCTCCCTCTTGTACGAGGACTTCGAGAGCCCGTCTCTGCCACACACGTTGCCCCAGGGGCCTCCTATCCCGCCACAGCCCCCTGTGAAGGATCCCAGCCGGCCGGGCCGAATGACCAACCAGCTTCAGTTTCTTCAGAGAACCCTGATGAAGTGTCTGTGGAGGCATAACTTTGCCTGGCCTTTCCACGAGCCGGTGGATGCTTACAGGCTTAATCTGCCG gattaccataaaataatcaaacaacCCATGGACATGGGCACCATCAAAAAGCGTTTGGAGAACAACTTCTACCGCAGTGCCAGCGAGTGCATACAGGACTTCAACACAATGTTCACCAACTGCTACATCTACAACAAG CCGACAGACGACATTGTTCTGATGGCCCAGTCCTTGGAGAAGATCTTTCTCCAGAAGGTGGCTCAGATGCCCCAGGACGAAATTGAGCTGCCTCCTCCGGCTCCTCGGAGCAAGAACAGTAAAGGAAGGGGTCGCAAATCTT CATCGAGGGCTCAGCAGGTGCCAGCAGTCTCCCAGTCAGCCTACTCTCCTTCTTCCTCGGACACTGAGTCGATGCTCGCAGACTCTCCCCAGACTGTCCTGACGAAAACCCGGCCTCCAGCCAACATCATGGGCCTTCACCCTACACAGCCAACAACCAAG aaaaaaggtGTGAAACGTAAGGCTGACACCACCACCCCCTCCACTATGGGCCTGACTGTGGGCATGTCGGGGCCAACACACATGGTGGGCTTGGGGAAAGGAGGCCATGGCGGCCACGCCGGCCATGGGGGCCACGCTGGCCATGGAGGCCACGGTGCCCATGGAGGCCACGGCGCCCATGGAGGCCACGGCGCCCATGGTGGCCATGCCGGCCATGCCGGCCACGGCACCCATGCCGGCCACGGCACCCACGGAGGCCACAGCGGGCATGGAGGCCACGGAGGCCAAGTCCATGACACCTCCATGCACACCATCTCCATGGGGGGCATGGGTTTGGACACCCCGCCTGGGATGGGGATGGTCAGGAGCACTGGAGGTCCTGTCCTGCTCCAGCCTATGATGGCAGGAGGTGGTCGCAGAGTGGGCAGTGGACGCCCCATTAAACCCCCCAAAAAGGACTTGCCCGACTCTGTACAGCCTGTGCCCTCGAGGAAAGGCAAACTGAGCCCTCAGCTGAGGTACTGCAGCGTGCTGCTGAAAGAAATGTTGTCAAAGAAACACGCTGCGTACGCCTGGCCTTTCTACACCCCCGTGGACGCAACTGCACTGGCGCTGCACGACTATCATGACATCATTAAATGTCCCATGGACCTCAGCACTATCAAG AGGAAGATGGACTGTCGTGAATACAGAGAAGCACAGCAGTTTGCCAGTGATGTCAGACTCATGTTCTCCAACTGCTACAAGTACAACCCACCTGACCATGATGTTGTGGGCATGGCTCGCAAGCTGCAG GATGTGTTTGAGTTCCGTTTTGCAAAGATGCCAGACGAACCTCATTTGGATCGCACAGCCATGTCTATGAGCGGCCATccatcctcctcgtcctcctcttcctcctcctcctcgtcctcttcttcctccacttcAGCGAGTGAGCCCAGCAGTGAGAGCGAAGAGAGCGAGAGCAGCCCCAACTCAGACAGCGAGGAGGAGCGGGCACACCGTTTGGCTGAGTTACAGGACCAGGTGTGCACACAG CTCAGAGCCGTGCACGAGCAGCTGGCTGCCCTCTCCCAAGGCCCCATCGTCAagcccaagaagaagaaagagaagaaggagaagaaggagaaagagaaggagaaggagaagaagaaaaagaagaaactggAGAAGCGAAATCGAGGGGTCAGGAGCCGAGCTGGATCAGAGGAATGGAAAATGCCCGGCAAAATCCTGAAAAGCAAATCAGCCAGAGCAGGAGGCTCCCAGCCCAAGAAAAACCAAGGGAAGAAGAGCAACAAGAACAGCAA GACAACAAAGAAGCCGTTCTACCCTCCACTGACTCCTACCATGCTGCCGCACTATGACtcggaggaagaggaagagatcGTGCCCATGTCATACGATGAGAAGCGCCAGCTGAGCCTCGACATTAACAAGCTCCCGGGGGAGAAGCTGGGTCGCGTGGTGCACATCATTCAGTCCAGGGAGCCTTCACTGAGAGACACCAACCCCGAGGAGATAGAGATTGACTTTGAAACACTCAAGCCATCCACGCTGAAAGAGCTGGAGCGCTACGTCATGACGTGTCTGAGGAAGAAGCCCCGCAAGCCGTACACTGAACAAG CCGGAAAGAAGGGCAGCATCGGAAAGTCAAAAGAGGAGCTGACtctggagaagaggagagagctggagaggaggCTTCAAGATGTCAGCGGTCAACTCAATTCTGTCAAGAAACCTGCGAAACCTAAAG CGGAGAAGCCGAGTGTTGCAGAGACTAACACGCAGCCCACGCGCCTCAGTGGCAGCAGCTCCAGCTCGgactcgtcctcctcctcctcgtcatccTCGTCCTCGGACACCAGTGACTCAGATTCAGGTTGA
- the LOC109988841 gene encoding vitelline membrane outer layer protein 1, with product MASLFTALALLAVLSAGFCEEKKFLQRAGTAFNSREYRSLLTVSNGEQFGNWTWPEMCPKDFFAVGFSLRVESNQYGADDTALNGIRLICAKDDSRSFLYSVESHTGYFGEWSSPQYCPSGVLTSFQLRVESHRGLFGDDTAANNIRFRCSSNPLLEGPGMQWGEYGYWSETCNDGGICGIETKMEDYQLGLDDSTLNDVRFHCCDKYQQ from the exons ATGGCAAGTCTGTTCACCGCGTTGgccctgctggctgtgttgtccGCTGGTTTTTGTGAGGAGAAAAAGTTCTTGCAGCGTGCCGGCACTGCCTTTAACAGCAGAGAGTACAGATCTCTGCTCACCGTGAGTAATGGAGAGCAGTTTGGGAACTGGACCTGGCCCGAGATGTGTCCGAAAGACTTCTTCGCTGTTGGCTTCAGTTTGAGG GTGGAGTCAAACCAGTACGGGGCTGACGACACCGCCCTGAACGGGATCCGTCTCATCTGTGCCAAGGACGACAGCAGGAGCTTCCTGTACTCGGTTGAATCCCACACTGGATA TTTTGGTGAATGGTCCAGTCCCCAGTACTGCCCCAGCGGCGTGCTCACCTCCTTCCAGCTCAGGGTGGAGTCTCATCGCGGCCTGTTCGGTGACGACACGGCCGCCAACAACATCAGGTTCCGCTGCAGCAGCAACCCGTTGCTGGAGGGGCCCGGCATGCAGTGGGGGGAATACGGCTACTGGAGCGAGACGTGCAACGACGGAGGAATCTGTGGCATCGAGACCAAGATGGAGGACTACCAGCTGGGCCTGGACGACTCCACACTCAACGATGTGCGCTTCCACTGCTGTGACAAGTATCAGCAG TGA